The following proteins are encoded in a genomic region of Molothrus aeneus isolate 106 chromosome 12, BPBGC_Maene_1.0, whole genome shotgun sequence:
- the UQCC5 gene encoding ubiquinol-cytochrome c reductase complex assembly factor 5 — protein MLVSERLKRLLRLVPGERRFGFYRFLPFFFVLGGAMEWFMINVRIGKETFYDVYRRKQSERRYEARMEKGEFSES, from the exons ATGCTGGTCAGCGAGAGGCTGAAGCGCCTTTTGAGGCTGGTGCCCGGGGAGCGGCGCTTTGGCTTTTACAGGTTCCTGCCCTTCTTCTTTGTGCTCGGCGGAGCTATGGAGTGGTTCATGATCAACGTCCGCATCGGCAAAGAGACCTTCT ATGATGTTTACCGTAGGAAACAATCTGAAAGACGGTACGAGGCAAGGATGGAGAAAGGGGaattttcagaaagctga